DNA from Coffea arabica cultivar ET-39 chromosome 10c, Coffea Arabica ET-39 HiFi, whole genome shotgun sequence:
ttatcaaaTACAAACATTGCAGTTGATAGCCCATGACGCCCACATGATACGTAAACGACAACCATGCATGACACTTTCCTCATAAAAAGTTATGAGACATTTCAGTCTTTTGGATCCCACATATTTTATCACGTTTTGTGGACTTTTTATCATTGAAACACTGGTGAATACATTGACATTCGAGCAGGGTATAACTGCAACTTAAACCCATATCATTTGAAATACTTGCATTATTGATAATAAGTATGAGTCTCCAGATACAACAAACATTTCGGGATAGAAAAGTATAAATTTTTGAACCGTTTGGTAGGAGGTTGAAAGTTAATCACTGAGATTAGTTCAATGATTAAAGGATGGTTTTCAGAGTCGCTTCCATTATCATATTTAGCATTCAAATCCTATGTAGAGTCTTTTCCACTACCATATTTAGAATTCGAATGCTGTGCTATACAGTTAGGGGGGGAAAGAGTAAGAAGGATGGGAGGgagaaaaaaaagtttagaaTACAATTATTGAACCGTTTGAAAGTTTAGAATCTTAGTCCCCACAGAGATTAGAATTAATGTTTTAATTGGCCATTCAAATTAAGGTTTTGTTACTCCGTGCATTTCATGTGCATGTCTACCTCGCAGAAAAAACATCCAAGTTTGGTCAACCGTGAAAAGTATCCAGATTCCAGTGAATATAATGATGATAGACATACACCATAACAAAGAATCATGATAGGTTTGGTATTTTTTATACTACTATTTAAGAACACAAACTTGTCTACATTAGTTCCCACTGACCAAATACTTTAAGTTCTCTTTTCTCAATGATTAAAAAATGGAACCAGTCTAGCTACAAGAGGTACTAGAACAATTTTGGGATACAAAGCGCACAAGTGCAAGAGCAAGGACGAAGAGATTTAACATGTATCCTCGTAAATTAACCAacaaataatcaactcaaaaagTTACTTCGCACTGGATCATCAACATTTTGTAAAATTCTAGGTCTGTTTTTGGCTTGGGATTACCaaaatttgattaaatcaactcTTCAGACCCAATTCGTTAGCAAGCTTACAAGACTTATCTATATTACTGAATCAGTTTTACTATGCTTTAGAAGCATCTTTGTCAAGGATTCAGGTATAGAATTGAACACATAACGTATGTATTCAAATATCAAGAGCTCAACATTTTACTAAAAATAAGTGACAATACATAAACAACGTGAAAATATTTATAAGACACAAGAAGTAACATATTCTTTGGTATCAGAAAAATACAATCACAAGATCCAACTTGTAACATAAGGCCACTGCTTGTATTTTCTTTGACACTTAACGAAGTGTATATTTGAGTATTAATTGACGAGAGACTTCATAGCGTGAGACACATGTGGTCAAAAGTTAATTCACGGTCATCAGACCGAGTCTCTAAACGGCCCCTCCCAAAAAGAAAGGAGAGGCCTCAGGGTCCCTAATTCGCTTTAGTGTCTCTACGCTAAAGCAGTATGACAAGACTGCTGCGCATTGCCCAATTGCGCGTGACACGTGGTCATGATCATTGACCTTAAAGTTAGAAATTTATAAGTTTGTCCCTTGAGCTATGTTAATTTCTTGGAAACCCTTCTTATTTTCAGTTGTAATTCAGCTGCTAAAATACTTTCAATGAATCATGGGGCTCGATAATGTGACTGAAATGTTTCTTTAATATTATTTTATGAATGCAATTCTGTTTTGAGCCCAAGACAAATTTTGAAACCAAGAAACGTCAATGTTTTCGTTATCGTTTCCAAGTGCCCTAGATATTGGTCAAAAGAAAGCATATGATCCATCTTACTCGTGTTGAAAAGTGCCATATTTTCATATATTTGGGTGtgtattttaatttatttttagtgTCTTTTTTCTTTAATGAGTAGGAGGTGTTAAATTTATAATCTTTTACTTACAATTTCTCCCATCTTATCATCCAATCCAAACCTTCCCCCATGTCTTTTGTGTGTTTGCATCAAATTTGTTAGGGTTTTTACTAAGTTTTCTAGTTAAGTATGGTTTAAGAAGAATGGTCAATCTATTAATGAATTTGGTAttgttttcattattttttgtaGGTTTTTACACATTTGAAAATGACATCAAGTTGGGAGAGGTATTGGACAAGGTTGCGAGCGAGAAGCAAGTTGAAAAAGCACGAGAAGGCGCAAAAATGCACCAATCCCTTGGTCCAACCGGTTCTAAGGGTGAATTAGTCGTAAACTGGTTGGAACTGAGCGCCATTGACTTTTTTCACTACATACTTCTGTTTGCAATTTTGATTTCAACGTAGATCTCTCAAGGGTATGTATATACTTCATTGAGGATGGATTAGGGGGCCATTGAGGATGGAAGAAGGTGGACAGGAAGCAGGAAAACTTACAACTATGTGCTAAACTTGATATTCTTTTGTTTCATAAATGACACTCTATAAATTTATAGTACAGATTATAGGCTCTTTCTTACTTCTTGTATTTGCATGGGAGTAATCCCTTCTATTGTGTACATTCTCTTCTGAGTCAATTATGAAAGATTAGgaattcacaaaaataaaaaaccaaGCAATGGATTCCATGTATAAAGAAATCAGGAAGCAAATAGATAAAGAACAATATGAAAGAACATGGACGGGTAAGCATTTTTGCGTGTTATTAAACTAGAAATTTGTAATATGATCTAGAGAACCATATATCTTGACTCAATATTTATTAGGTTTTCTCCaaagtaaataaatatcttTTGATATGTGGAATGACAAccaatttttcaagaaaagttactAAATTTAAGAAATTGTGTTGTCACAAAATTTCCCGGAGCAAATCCCCTAAATAGCTCTTCAGTTATTTTACTAATTCAAGTTTGATCCTTTATCTTAAAAATGGAATAGAATAGTCcttcaataaaaaatttttgggtcaaatcgatTCCTATGCGGTGGAGCTGTCAAGAAATAGTTGGACAAAAGTGGTGATGAGATTTGAATTCTCTTAGCCACAAAGGGACTAATTTGGTCCAAAAATTTTTGTTGGTGGACCCTTCTGTCCCATTTTTAAGATGAAGGATTAAACCTGAATTAGTAAAATAATTGAAGGATTATTTGGAGAATTTGCTCAATTTCACGTGCATTGATGTGCGTTATTGAGTTATATATGTACAGGCAAGCTAAAACTTCATAACTTCCATCATTAAACATCAACTctatatgctttttttttttaccttcctACCCTCCCCACAATCTTTTTGCTCCCAATTGCCAAAGATTCGATTGCTCAAACCCTAAACTTGACCACAGAGAAGGCTCTATTAGGACCTCAGCTATGAATTAGTAAGTCGAACCAAGAATGTCAGAAGAATTGAAGAGAAGTTGAGGCAGAACGAGCAGAAAGAAGGAGAGGGACAGAGCAGAGAAGAGAGAGATTGGAGAgagaagaaattttttttttattcaataaCCGATGCCATTTCTGTTACAACTCCCTTGCTTAAGTTCAAGTCCACTATTTGGAAATATATGTCTAACAGCCATACTAATTGAAACGGTGTATTGTTGACCAATCAACCATTTTCCTCACAAAAAGCTATGCTTATTACAAAACGCAAAGTATTAATTAAAGGACAGTAACAACACTTAATTTCCTGACATCAATGGTTGGTAAACCGGCAGATCCATTTGCAACTCTTTTGGAAGTAACTCTTTTGGAAGTAATATTGGAATGGTATTTTTTTCCCATATTTCAAATACTTCgtaaaatatcaaataaattATTGGGTATTCTTTTAATGATTTCAGTACTTACAGGATTATTATAGTACCCTTTTTTAGAGAATGttaataaatttcaaatttcattttttttaattggtaCGACAGTCGGACTTTGGTTGGGCATTAGTGCAACATTACCTATTAACAAATTCCTAACTTTGGTCTTCTTTAATTCAATTGTGAAATATGTGTATCCCTCCCCCTTTAGACAGAGATTGTCCTCAAGCTCGAAATGCAGGACACTAGTTGTTGATGAAGCTTTTATCTTCCCAAGATGACTCATCTTCTCCTAAGGGATTCCACTTAATCAGATATTGTATGATAGGTTGAGAATTTTACAGAATGACTCTCCTTTGCAATATTATTTCTGGTTCAAGAAGACAAATCCACAGCATCCCATTCAGGCAATTTGAACATCCACCTTGTCAGTGACCCCTATCTTTCCTTTTAATAGGGAAGCATGAAATATAGGGTGAACTACGGCTCCTGGAGGCAATTTGAGTTTATAAGCCACTTGATCAGTCCTTTCCAAGATTTGCCAAAATACTTTGAAGACAGTTTCAAATTCCTCCTAACTGCTACGGTCTACTGCTTGTATGTTTGTAGTTTGAGGAAAACCCAATCGCCCATCTGGAAATCTCTCTCAATCTTGTGTCAATTTATGTAATGTTTCATTCTTTTTTGGACTTTAGCTATGTTTTCTTTGATGGAAGATAGCACCTGAAGTCTATTCTGTACCATAGAAGCTACAGCTAGAATTGCAGTATCATGGAAAGGTCCTAGAGGGGAATGCCTGGGTTTATATCCATATAGCTCCTCAAATGGAGTCAACTTTAAGCTAGTACGGAAGTTAGAGTTACACCAAAACTCTGCAAGAGAAATCCAGCTACTCCAATGTTGGGGATGTTCACAACACATACACCTGAGGTAGCTCTACAAACATTGATTGACTCTCTCACTTTGTGCATATGATTGTGGATGATAGGAGGATGTGTAGTGAAGTTCAGTTCCCACTATTTTGAATACTAGCAAACAACTTATCTCTATCTGAAATAAGTGTTTCTAGAAGACCATTGAGTTTATAAATATTATCAATGAACACTACATGTCTATAGCCACCTGCTTGGCTGAAAAAGGATGCATGAGAGGTATGAAGTGACCAAATTTTATCAAACGATCCACAATGACCAGGATAGTGCCATAGCCTCTGGATATACGTAATTGCTCTATGAAGTCCATTGTTATCTGAGACCATGCCTGAGATGGGATAGGAATGGGTTGCAGAAGTCCAGGATAGGATACATTCTCACTTTTGTTCCTTTGACTCAAGTCGCATGATCTAACCAACTGCAATACATTCTGTTTCATTTGAGGCCAATAGAGCAATGATTTGACTTTTCGTAGGTAGCTTCTCTGTCCTGAATGTCCTCCCACTACAGAGGAGTGAAGTGCCCTAATCAACTTAAGCCTGATTTCATTAGCAGACCCCACATACGGCTTATCTTTGTACATCAGTATACCATTTTCCAGGCAATAGTCTCGATTAGAGCTGAGATCTAGTAACGAATGGGAAATAATTTCCTGTGCTACCCTATCCCCATCTTAACTATCCAGCAATTCATTCATCCAAGACTGGTTGTGCCGTAGTTATAGTACACATCCTTCCTTGAGAGATCATTATTTTTATCACTCCTCCATTCTCCTCTCCTAGATAAGGCATCTGCTACTCCACTGTTACAAGCCTTATTGTACTGGATTTCATAATCCAATCCTAATAGCTTTGTCAGCCACTTGTGTTGCAAGAGGTAGGTCAATCCTTATGATGAAATGGTGGCCAATTAGATAATGCTTCCATTTAGCTACAGCATATACCAGGGCTAGCAATTCTTTTTCATAAACTGATAGCCCCAGATTTTGTGGTGAAAGAGCTTTGCTGAGGTAGGCTATGGGTGCCCTTCTTGCATCAAAACTGCCCCAATCCCTATACCACATGCATCAGTTTCAATCATAAAGGAAGTACAAAGTTGGGCATCTGTAGTCATTTCCATTTTGGGATTCTCAAATGTTGCCTGAGCATTACTGCCTCATAGAAAACCATCTTGCTTGAGTAATTGGGTCAAGAGTTTGATATTATGTCATAGTTTTTTACAAATTTGTGATAATAACTAGACAACCCCAAGAAACTCCTTAGTTTTTTCATAGACTTTGAGATTGGCCATGACACAATGCAATCAATCTTAGAGGCATCCATGCTCGTTTAAGATTCAGAGATGACATGTCCTAAGTATTAGCTACTTGTTTCTCAGTTTCATTGTTGTCAGAGTGGGGATACCTGTAGGGCTTGAGTTTGAAGGGTTCAGCATTGGGTTTGAGGGTAATCTGATGGTCTAGTTCTCCTTCTAGTGATAAATCTTGAGGTGTGGCAAACACCTCTGGAAATCTCTACAACTTAGCCTTGATCTCTTCAAGAGTCTCTTGAACCTTGTCATTAATTGTATTCAACCGTTCTATATCACAGCATCTAGTTTTCTATTGCACAGAAGTTCTGAGGTCAtgcctctaaccaactccatGACTGGGTGGTTGATGAATCCTTGCAAGTGCATCGTGACCCTTTACAATTGAGAGCAATACTCAATTCCTGAAAATCAAATGTAATGGGACTAAATGACACATCCAATCCATTCCCAAGATTACATCCCAGCTCTAAGCTCCATGATCCTTAaatcaaaatgaaatttatagTCCTGGATCAACCAAGATACTCTTGGATAGATTGCTCCACTTGTGACAGTAGGGAGACCATTTGGAAGCGCAGTTCTAAAAATTTGACCAACCCATAATGGATAAAACTATCTGTACTTCCTATATCTACCAGAATTTTCACTAGAAACCCGTCCGTATCACCAAGTAATACTGTGGATTTTCTCTTCATAGCGCCTGACATAGCATTTAAAGATACTTTTGCTAGATCTCACGTTCTATCCATGTGCTCATCCTGGTCTCCTATAGCATCCATAAATTCTCCATCATCCTCTTTATAACATAACAAAAAATTTAGATGCCCCAACTTGTATTGGTGCCCTGCACCAAATTTCTCCCCATGTTTGAAACACTGGCCATGGTTATGCTTGTATTGGACCTCCTCTGCTGAAATTTTTTTGGCATCCTGATAAgcatttccttttttctcttttggagGTTTGGAGCTACTGCTGGGATCTTGTATGAACCAGAGCCATTTGGATGACATGCACCATGTTTGTATAAGCCAAATTTGGGCTCTAACATTGATTTCCCTGAATTCTTGGATTGTTGATGTTGCAATTCCAATTAATGCTCCTGTAATTTAGCTATTTCGAATACCTTGGATAAGGTATCAGGCTTGGATATCTTAACCATAGGTTTTACCTGCTCCTTCAACCCACTGATAAAGTTGGATATAAAATATGATTCATTTAACTGGGAATTCTTGATTAGCATTTTGGTCTttaattcttcaaatttttcttgGTATTCCTCAACAGTTCCCTTCGATTGCAGTTTATTGAATTCCTCCACTACATCACGGCTTCCAATTAACCCAAACCTCTCACTCAATAACCCCCCAAATTGTGACCAAGACAAATGGGTTTTTCAAGTTTAACCCTTGAAACCAATTTTTTGCTTTCCATTTGATATGAAAATCatcaaccttgtgacgaaacccatAAAAGACAAGTCCAAGGATCTAAAATTTGGTATCGAGTTTGGAAGCAAAAGATCTCAACTCGTTAATCACATGATTAAGAATCTTTGGTAtaggtagaagacgccacaatctaatGTGTTTCTAGATTAATAAATCAGATTTGAATATCGAAGAACAAGTCTAAGATATTCAAGAAAAACTTGcaaaaaaccaagagaaaactctcaatatTTGCTGGAAAATTCTACTTCTTGTTATTAATGCATGACAAAATGGCCTTTTTATAGGCGTACAAGAACCCAAAACCGAACGTGACTTGGAAAACACTAAGTGGCTGTTTGTTTCATGCAAGTTGGCCGACTCTATAAATCCTACTTACACTAGGATTTTGTGACATTTAACTCCTAATACTCTAATGTAAACGGCTAAGTACTAACTACACCACACGGACTCTATTTGCTCAACATGAGCTAGTCACATGAAGCAAAAACTAAGTAAGAATAATTATTCCTGCACACCCGAACTTATGTATGAAGCTCACGGATCACATAGGCTACTCAATCACGGATCATCAGCCACCTGAAGGAGATTCAGAAGTTTTGTGTTGCTTTGATCAAACCCTTCGACTGCTTTATATGCTCTAACTTGATGTTGAATTGCATGCACCAAGTTCCAAGTGACTTTCTTAGCTTTCCTCACCATTCCAAGAACATTTCAATCACATAGGCAATTCCATTTTGGGTGGATTTGGAATATTGGCCTTACCTTTCTTATTCTGAGTCTTCATACTCTGGTCATTATCTGGAATCAATCTCTGGTGAGCTGGAGGTGTTGGAAGAATTGGTTCAGAATTTCTAGTTTCATTTTCGTGGACGCCCTTCTCCCTCATCATCATCTTCGGCcctcatcatcatcttcatgaAGGCATTAAAGGTGCCAAGCTTCTAATCAATCAAAGTTTCTAGTCTTCTACTGTTGGCCTCCATCTCTTCATGGAACTTCTACTGCAGAGCCTATTGAAAATTAATCTGGAAAATCCAAGCCTTCTTGCAAACAAGCTCCTTGCCTTTTAATCTGCTCCTCCAAAGCCTTGTATCTAGTTTTTTTAGCCATGAATTCAGTGCCAACCAATCAAGCATCGATTGCTCTGATAGCAACTGTCAGGACCTCAGCTATGAGTTAGTAAGTTGAATCAAGAATGTCAGAAGAATTGAAAAGTTAAGGCAAAATAAGCAGAAAGAATGAGAGAGATAGAGTTCAAAGGAGAAAGatcagagagagagaagaatttTCTTTATACAATAACCGATACCATTTCTGTTACAACTCCCGTGTCAGCAATTTGGAAATGACTGCCTAACAGCCATACTAATTGAAAAGGTGTAGCATTGGCCAATCAACCATTTTCCTTACAAAAAGCTATGCTTATTACAAAACGCAGACTCTAAAGTATTAAATGACAATAACAGCACTTAATTTTTCTGACAAACTCTAAGAACTCTCTCCTGACCGCCGGCTCCAGTAGTTTAACTCCATATGCTTCATCTACAGTCGATTGAAATGTGATCATGGTTTAACAAGTACATCATGATCCCCAACATCATCCTCCTCCTCAACAACGAATCCAAATACAAGAAGACATGTTCCTTTAAGTAGTATGGTAGCCCCATAATCCGCTGCTTTTTTCCATCCTGCTAGATTTTTCACTATGATCTTTTCCCCAAAACTATATGACATTTGCAGTGTTCCCTTTGAAAAGGAAGCATCACTACTTTTATGTTCTAGAGCATAACTGACCTTTTCAGCATTAAGTCCATTGTCAAAAAGATTCTTCAAAGGAAGATTGAGCTCTCCTACATATTTGTCCCTCAAGTTGTTTTCAGCATACAACTTTATTGCAATGTTTACATCTTCCTGTTGGATCAGTGCCTCAGCCACTTTATACCAAAGTGTGAAGTTCCACCTTGGGTTTATCTGACCTTCCTTGTCCGCCGGTGTTCGCTTCTCCGTTTTACGCTTGCCATCTAGTGAAACTTTGGCGTACACTCTTGTCTTTCCAGAATCCTGAACAACGGGGAGATCATTGGCAGAAATAAGTGTGATCCTGAACCTTCTGCATTCCATACTTCTTGAAGAACTTCGTCTTTGAGTTTTAAGGTAGCAGTGAATACGGGGAAGTGGATATTTTAGTACGTAAAGACAGAGTCGGGTTTTTAATCGTCCGAAGTCAATAGCTTCAGATAAAAACTTTCACATAGTAGTGGCCTggactttttatttttaatacctaaataaataaattaacttCTTGTACAAAAAAATAGTAGTATTCTACCTGCTTCAATTGGACTAACTCCATTTTGCACCCCTAAACTTATACTACTTTCTTACTTTGTGCTGTAAACTTTAATTTAAATACTTTACACTCTAACTTTAATTTTGGACACTTGACACCCTTTACTCTCAAGTTTGTCCCATTTAAATCTAATCAATAATTATGTTTGCAAAATTAATGAAATAAAGGATAGTAAAAATTAATGACAATATACCCGTTTATTCTAACTATTAATCCCTTAACTTTTTTTTGGCCACTTTTTATACATTGTCATTAATTTATATAGTCATAATCATtaatatttttaacaaaattaacaagataaaagatggtataaattaatgataatatattattttatttttattacaaTATCTTGGCACTTTTGATCACTTGCAGTACATTGTCATTGATTTGTGGGGTCCTATGTACCattaattttgttaaaattgtCATTAATTAGATTTAAAAGGAACAAACTTGAAAGTATGGTGTCCAAAGTGTCCAAAATTGAGAGTTTATGGtacaaaatattcaaaacaaaatttaaagtgCAAAGTGGTGTTTGTTGCTTTACTTAGTTCTTGACCAGAAAAGGCTTCTCATTAGAAAATTTGCATGTAGCATCCAACGTTTACTGTATGTCTTCAGTCTAATTAATGTCAAAAGTAGTCACTTTTCAATTTGCTTAGTATCATTTTGTTCCTAaactttcaattgcacttattTAGTCTATCTAACAAGAAAAAATATTTGGAAACACCTGACCAAGCTTATGCGCTTACTTGTAGACCATAATCTATAAGTGAGTTTGTAGAccgtatttatattatttaccATCTAACCATTGACTTGTTTTAAAATGGTATTCCATCACCAATTTAAGTTAGTCATGAatttcactttgctccctaaGGTTTTGTATAATCACAATTCACCCACTActagaaaaatagcttttagTGACACTTGTATTATGACATTTTTTCCTAAACGTCATAATAGGGTGCTAACATGACGGTCAATCAGGAGCAAAAATTCTAATATTTCCTCCGTTTTCTTACTTACCACATCTCATCACATCTCTCCTCACCCGCTGCATTTTATCTCTTTTTGTATTGTGACTTTTCCctccctctcttgtttctctCAATTTAGGGCAAATTTAGCCAATTTTCTTGCCAATCTGCTAATTTTTCAAGGAGGAAGCAACTAGGATTCATCCCACCGATGGAGGTATGATGATTAAGATGTTTGTTTAGTTTATTGAATATcaatgattcaattttttgttaacatcaaggttgtttttttttttatttcttgtattTAAGAGATAATTTTAACTTTAGGTCTAAATGGATGCTGTCGAAAGATAATTGTCTTTTGGATGCCGTCGAAAGATTCCAAGAAAATGTTATAGCCTTCTTTAGCATCAGTTTGGTAGCATCTGTGACCCACCACATGTTTGATAAATTGACTAAATGAGTTTTTCATTGCTTGCCAAATGGATTTGCTCTCTAGTTTACTCAATTCTTCCAAGTAGCATACCCTTTAGTTTTTTTGCCAAGGCTCTGCcttcttttcttgaaatttattttatatacttATCTTGAGTTGAATAGAGAACTGAAATATTGCAACATGGTTGAATGTGTCTTTATGTTTTCTCTTCGGATCTTTAGTTTGAACATGCATTTTCTGTTTGAGATATTTAGCTGTTTTTGTCTATATAGAGCTGGTCACATCAAACACAAGCTCAGGCGATGTTGTAGCTCGTCGGCCAAGAGGCCGGCCGCCTAGCTCCAAAAACAAGCCTAAACTCCCGGTGATAATCACTCAAGAGAGCACCAACACGCTCCGAGCACATATATTAGAGGTCAGCAGCGGCTGTGATGTGTTTGAATTAGTTGCAACATATGTTAGAAAAAGGCAAAGAGGTATTTGCATATTGAGTAGTAGTGGCACGGTCAACAATGTGAGCTTGAGGCAACCGGCTGCTGCCGGCTCAATCATGACGTTGCATGGCTGGTTCGAGATTTTATCATTGTCGGGCTCCTTCCTTCCACCATCAGCTCCACCGGGTGCCACCAATTTGACCATATATTTGGCTGGTGGATACGGTCAAGTTGTTGGAGGAAATGTTGTGGGAGCTTTGATTACTTTTGGACCTGTGATTGTTATTGCTGCTTCTTTCAGTAACGTAGCATATGAAAGACTGTCTTTGGATGAAGATGATCACTCACTTCAGGCAGTGGCAGTAGTGGTGCTATTGCTGGTGGctcaaataataaattttctgATCCATCTTTAAGGCTTCCCTTATTCTAAATTAGTATGTAATTTGTAGACACTTTTGGTGTGGATTGTTTGGATGATGTACTTTTGCTCAAGTTTGGATGATTGTATTGCTTCTTTTATATTATTGTATTAGCTACGTTACAATCCTTCAAAATTTAGGATTGGAGATGCTTGTGTGGCAGGATGAAATGTGGTTTCTGCCGTCATATGATATGCAGCAGGAAGTTGGAACACTTTAATTTGGATGC
Protein-coding regions in this window:
- the LOC113714108 gene encoding protein SRC2 homolog, with protein sequence MECRRFRITLISANDLPVVQDSGKTRVYAKVSLDGKRKTEKRTPADKEGQINPRWNFTLWYKVAEALIQQEDVNIAIKLYAENNLRDKYVGELNLPLKNLFDNGLNAEKVSYALEHKSSDASFSKGTLQMSYSFGEKIIVKNLAGWKKAADYGATILLKGTCLLVFGFVVEEEDDVGDHDVLVKP